A stretch of the Lactuca sativa cultivar Salinas chromosome 9, Lsat_Salinas_v11, whole genome shotgun sequence genome encodes the following:
- the LOC111898281 gene encoding non-specific lipid-transfer protein 1: MSGGAKVLLVAVVIAMVASVFHKTESAVTCQLVVSSLTPCTSFLIKGGHVPKACCNGVKSLYKDADTVTDRQTACRCMEQAALMLPGINIDHATDLPGKCDVYIPYEISPLFNCSTVQ; this comes from the exons ATGTCAGGCGGAGCAAAGGTGTTGTTGGTGGCGGTGGTCATTGCCATGGTGGCGAGCGTATTCCATAAAACGGAGAGTGCAGTGACTTGTCAGTTGGTAGTGAGTAGCCTAACTCCATGCACCAGCTTCCTGATTAAAGGAGGTCATGTGCCTAAAGCATGCTGCAACGGGGTAAAGTCGCTGTATAAGGACGCAGATACAGTTACTGATCGCCAGACAGCCTGTCGATGCATGGAACAAGCAGCATTAATGCTCCCTGGGATTAATATCGATCATGCTACTGACTTACCTGGGAAATGCGACGTTTATATTCCTTATGAAATCAGCCCTCTGTTCAACTGCTCCAC TGTACAATAG